In Carnobacterium sp. CP1, the following are encoded in one genomic region:
- a CDS encoding glycosyltransferase, which produces MKSVVFVIRTLTNGGVEHSFIRLINELKDYEITVVFAEDDKTLLPLIKNKAAYVYLTDKGMGIRDKVYLTQSFKNKKPYLFLKASFLTAHARITKNTDLLTKFLLRPYKIEEKEFDLAIAYDGGTKSTTPFVVEKIKAAKKVMWVHEDYTKLSPSEKKEGHKLFLHFDQIFCVSQGAKERFDEVYPELKAKTDVFYSIFNSQEFIQKAQQSVSDFQYEGTKILTVGRLSEEKGQEFLPEAAAKLKKSGYSFKWFLIGEGRIKGKLEKQIKKHGVEDSLILLGAKENPYPYYKECDIYVQPSKHEGYCLTMAEAISFGKPVVATNFLTAKEFITHGKDGLITEMNATAIYETIKQVLDNPDLKLQLTRNCEKKSFNTVTEMQKFYAL; this is translated from the coding sequence ATGAAAAGTGTTGTATTTGTCATAAGGACATTAACAAATGGAGGAGTCGAACATTCCTTTATTCGGTTAATAAATGAACTGAAAGATTATGAAATCACAGTAGTTTTTGCTGAAGATGATAAAACGTTATTGCCATTGATCAAAAACAAAGCTGCTTACGTTTACCTCACAGATAAAGGCATGGGAATCAGAGACAAAGTTTACCTAACCCAGAGTTTTAAAAACAAAAAACCGTATCTTTTTTTAAAAGCTTCCTTTTTAACGGCCCATGCTCGGATCACAAAAAACACTGATCTGTTGACAAAGTTCTTACTGCGACCGTATAAAATAGAAGAAAAAGAGTTTGATTTAGCAATTGCTTATGATGGCGGTACAAAAAGTACCACTCCTTTTGTAGTCGAAAAAATCAAAGCGGCTAAAAAAGTGATGTGGGTCCATGAAGACTACACAAAGTTATCGCCTAGCGAAAAAAAAGAGGGACACAAATTATTTCTTCATTTTGACCAAATATTTTGTGTGTCGCAAGGTGCCAAAGAAAGATTCGATGAAGTCTATCCTGAATTAAAAGCAAAAACAGACGTGTTTTATTCTATCTTTAATAGCCAAGAATTTATTCAAAAAGCTCAACAAAGTGTCAGTGACTTTCAATATGAAGGCACAAAAATTTTAACGGTAGGCCGGTTATCAGAAGAAAAAGGCCAAGAGTTTTTGCCAGAAGCAGCTGCTAAGCTCAAAAAATCCGGTTATAGCTTCAAATGGTTTTTAATCGGGGAAGGCCGAATAAAAGGAAAACTGGAAAAACAAATCAAAAAACATGGCGTTGAAGATTCACTCATTTTGCTGGGAGCAAAAGAAAATCCTTATCCTTATTATAAAGAATGCGACATCTATGTTCAGCCTTCAAAACATGAAGGGTATTGTCTCACAATGGCAGAAGCTATCAGCTTTGGGAAACCCGTGGTAGCGACTAATTTTTTAACAGCTAAAGAGTTTATCACTCATGGCAAAGATGGTTTAATTACTGAAATGAATGCAACGGCAATTTACGAAACAATAAAGCAAGTGTTGGACAATCCTGATTTGAAACTGCAGCTCACCAGAAATTGTGAAAAAAAATCTTTTAATACCGTTACTGAAATGCAGAAATTTTATGCACTTTAA
- a CDS encoding lipid II:glycine glycyltransferase FemX — protein MMILKEITDKKNWNTIVNTFDLTDIYFTYDYFTPFKNNGDGEPILYYYQSDDGKVAYPFMYRDVAKDKKLAGKVKENLYFDISSVYGYGGPLFQVNEPDGNLEQLKTDFFEDFTEYCHQKNIISQFDRFHPLMDNHLFFDQHCDLSAVRKTIYMDLSDPEEMKRNLEHNCRNKIKQAEKNGVSVIVGDDFNTLKDFKELYKTTMQHNSAVDYYYFNEAFFDDTLNSMKDHILLVNAYFEEVIIASALILFYGNHVHNLFSGSNRECNRLKPNNLLFYEIAKWGSANGYKKYHLGGGYESDVDSLYKFKKSFSKLDPTNFYIGKKIYDPEIYHHLLELENNDESIDNHYFPQYR, from the coding sequence ATGATGATACTAAAAGAAATTACTGATAAAAAAAATTGGAATACGATTGTAAATACGTTTGATTTAACCGACATTTACTTTACTTACGATTATTTCACTCCTTTTAAAAATAACGGAGATGGCGAACCGATTCTTTATTATTATCAATCTGATGATGGAAAAGTGGCTTACCCTTTTATGTATCGGGATGTCGCCAAAGATAAAAAGCTAGCAGGAAAAGTCAAAGAGAATCTCTATTTTGATATTAGCAGTGTCTATGGTTATGGAGGTCCACTGTTTCAGGTTAATGAACCTGATGGCAATTTAGAACAATTAAAAACCGATTTTTTTGAAGATTTTACAGAATACTGCCATCAAAAAAACATCATCAGCCAATTTGACCGTTTTCATCCTTTAATGGACAATCACTTATTCTTTGATCAGCATTGTGACCTATCAGCTGTTAGAAAAACCATTTATATGGATCTATCAGATCCTGAAGAAATGAAGCGCAATTTAGAGCACAACTGCCGTAATAAAATCAAGCAAGCCGAAAAAAATGGCGTTTCCGTGATCGTAGGAGATGATTTCAATACACTGAAAGACTTTAAAGAGTTATATAAAACAACGATGCAACACAATAGTGCCGTTGACTATTATTATTTCAATGAAGCTTTCTTTGACGATACGCTAAATTCGATGAAAGACCACATTCTTTTAGTTAATGCTTATTTTGAAGAAGTCATTATCGCTTCAGCATTGATTTTATTTTACGGGAATCATGTTCATAATCTTTTCTCTGGTTCAAATAGAGAATGCAATCGATTGAAACCCAATAATCTCTTGTTTTATGAAATTGCAAAATGGGGGAGTGCGAATGGTTATAAAAAATACCATTTAGGCGGGGGATACGAATCAGATGTAGACTCGCTTTACAAATTCAAGAAATCATTTTCAAAATTAGATCCAACGAATTTTTATATTGGAAAAAAAATTTACGATCCTGAAATTTATCATCATTTACTTGAATTAGAAAATAACGATGAAAGCATCGATAATCATTATTTTCCTCAGTATCGGTAA
- a CDS encoding four-helix bundle copper-binding protein: MEEKFIRLAEKTFECQKVCNECFDACLEEDDVKMMVDCIRLDRECADICSFVTTIISRQSAMAADLIALCATICQACGKECEKHDMDHCQKCAKVCLECAELCRQAA, from the coding sequence ATGGAAGAAAAGTTTATAAGACTGGCTGAAAAAACATTTGAATGCCAAAAGGTTTGTAATGAATGTTTCGATGCTTGCCTTGAAGAAGACGATGTGAAAATGATGGTAGACTGCATTCGTTTGGACCGCGAATGTGCCGATATTTGCTCTTTTGTTACCACTATTATAAGTCGTCAAAGCGCCATGGCTGCAGATTTGATCGCTTTATGTGCAACGATCTGTCAAGCCTGTGGCAAAGAATGCGAAAAACACGATATGGATCATTGTCAAAAATGCGCCAAAGTTTGTTTAGAATGTGCTGAATTGTGTCGACAAGCAGCTTAA
- a CDS encoding PTS sugar transporter subunit IIC, with product MNKFNEFFNKMLDPFLKFVNTKTMMAIKDGFLLTMPITLVGSLFLLIANFPIPKWDSWMSNIFGTDWSAPLNQVAGSTFDILAVVAVLGISYTYAKNEKVDPISTALLSLVSFLILTDSFAVTESGETIAGVIPKSWTGGNGIITAIIVAVIVAKVFAFFIKRDIRIKMPDTVPPGVANAFSAMIPGAVVMFGSMVVYTLTSKFAGVSLTELIFKLLQTPIQNVSDTLPGGLFITFLMSILFWAGIHGPNIVMGIMGPILTANALDNQAVIDSGQQLIVGENTKIMTVQLIDVFAKFGGQGITIGLLFAALMFAKSKRLKEISKISIVPSLFNINEPVIYGLPIVFNPIMLIPFILVPITAVLITYGAIIIGFIQPFTAVQVPWTTPPLISGFLLSGWQGLVVQLVIIFASAGIYYPFLIKQDKQFLLEEAEIEATEETADSPLDFANESNV from the coding sequence ATGAACAAATTTAATGAATTTTTCAATAAAATGCTGGATCCGTTCTTAAAGTTTGTTAACACGAAAACCATGATGGCCATTAAAGATGGATTCTTATTAACGATGCCCATCACCCTTGTCGGTTCTCTCTTTCTTTTGATTGCCAACTTTCCTATTCCTAAATGGGATAGTTGGATGTCAAATATATTCGGCACTGACTGGTCTGCTCCGCTGAACCAAGTAGCTGGTTCAACGTTCGATATTCTAGCCGTAGTTGCTGTTTTGGGCATTTCTTACACATATGCTAAAAACGAAAAAGTCGACCCCATCAGTACTGCTCTCTTATCGTTAGTCTCTTTCCTGATTTTAACCGATTCTTTTGCAGTCACTGAAAGTGGTGAAACGATCGCTGGAGTCATTCCTAAGAGCTGGACAGGTGGAAATGGAATCATTACTGCTATTATAGTCGCTGTTATAGTCGCTAAAGTATTTGCGTTCTTTATTAAACGCGATATCCGAATCAAGATGCCGGATACAGTCCCTCCAGGCGTAGCCAATGCGTTTTCTGCTATGATACCAGGCGCTGTAGTGATGTTTGGCTCGATGGTTGTTTATACCTTAACCAGCAAGTTTGCCGGCGTCTCTTTAACCGAACTTATTTTCAAACTTTTACAAACACCTATTCAAAATGTTTCCGATACCTTACCTGGCGGACTGTTTATCACTTTCTTGATGTCTATTCTTTTCTGGGCTGGTATTCATGGACCTAATATTGTAATGGGAATCATGGGACCTATTTTAACTGCTAATGCACTAGATAACCAAGCAGTCATTGATTCTGGTCAACAACTGATAGTCGGCGAAAACACTAAGATCATGACGGTTCAGTTGATTGATGTGTTTGCTAAATTTGGCGGACAAGGCATTACGATTGGTTTACTGTTTGCCGCCTTAATGTTTGCCAAGTCAAAACGTTTAAAAGAAATTTCTAAAATTTCTATCGTTCCTAGTCTTTTTAACATTAACGAGCCGGTTATTTATGGATTGCCAATAGTCTTTAATCCAATTATGTTGATTCCCTTTATTCTTGTTCCGATAACCGCTGTTTTAATTACTTACGGAGCTATTATCATTGGTTTTATTCAACCCTTTACGGCAGTACAGGTTCCTTGGACCACACCTCCGCTAATATCTGGTTTTCTATTAAGCGGCTGGCAAGGATTGGTCGTTCAATTGGTTATTATTTTTGCCTCTGCTGGAATCTATTATCCTTTCTTAATAAAACAAGATAAACAATTTCTATTGGAAGAAGCTGAAATAGAAGCAACTGAAGAAACCGCTGATTCTCCATTAGACTTTGCAAATGAAAGCAACGTATAA
- a CDS encoding sugar transferase — translation MNHYLTVKMGVDKLAALLLLLLIWPLILVCGILIKIEDSTGPIFFLQERVGRKNKTFKIYKLRSMRAEKDSNGNPLTERERLLTIGLIIRKLSLDEMPQLINILRGEMSFIGPRPLLVNYLPCYTKKEIQRHNVNPGISGWAQVNGRNSLNWEERFALDIEYIEKVSFSFDFKILFLTIVKVIKRSDISENEEENLEDFDNYRVNQWQVEELPKAMVNIYGNSVIIHALNQLKQERANE, via the coding sequence ATGAACCATTATCTCACAGTCAAAATGGGGGTTGATAAGTTAGCTGCTTTGTTGCTGCTGCTCTTAATTTGGCCCCTGATCCTGGTATGCGGAATACTCATAAAAATAGAAGATTCTACTGGCCCGATTTTTTTCCTGCAAGAAAGGGTCGGCAGAAAAAATAAAACATTTAAGATTTATAAACTTCGAAGCATGCGCGCAGAAAAGGATAGCAATGGAAACCCCTTAACAGAAAGAGAACGTCTATTAACGATTGGACTGATTATTCGGAAATTAAGTTTAGACGAAATGCCTCAACTCATCAATATTTTAAGAGGCGAAATGAGTTTTATCGGGCCGCGGCCATTATTAGTAAACTATTTGCCTTGTTATACAAAAAAAGAGATCCAGCGGCATAACGTTAATCCTGGCATAAGCGGATGGGCACAAGTAAATGGAAGAAACAGTTTAAATTGGGAAGAACGTTTCGCATTAGATATAGAGTATATTGAAAAAGTTTCTTTTTCATTTGATTTTAAAATATTATTTCTGACGATCGTTAAGGTGATCAAACGTTCTGATATTTCAGAGAATGAAGAAGAAAATCTAGAAGACTTCGATAATTATCGGGTCAATCAGTGGCAAGTAGAAGAACTGCCTAAAGCGATGGTTAATATTTATGGAAACAGTGTGATCATCCATGCTTTAAACCAGCTAAAACAAGAAAGAGCAAATGAGTGA
- a CDS encoding glycosyltransferase family 2 protein translates to MPKVSAIMGVYNGSKGLRRAVESILNQTFSDFELIICDDKSTDNSKTILQELALQDERIILLENEQNLRLSKTLNNCLAVASGEYIARMDDDDIAYPERFEKQVAFLDGQPDYAIVGTGRTFYDESGVWGKDVEEKGERTKTDIFLGHTFVHPSVMMRKSALLAVEGYSTEAIIGRAEDYDLWCKLYFKGYKGYNLGEILMDYYEAQHSFSKRQYKYRINEYKLARMWHKKMELPFKYSLHSFRPLIVGLFPKVLLKKYHERVFKL, encoded by the coding sequence ATGCCTAAAGTATCCGCGATCATGGGCGTTTATAATGGATCAAAAGGATTAAGAAGAGCCGTTGAATCTATTCTCAACCAGACATTCTCAGATTTTGAGCTGATTATTTGTGATGATAAATCAACAGACAACAGTAAGACCATTCTGCAAGAGCTGGCATTGCAAGATGAACGCATCATTTTACTGGAAAACGAACAAAATTTAAGGTTATCTAAAACATTAAATAACTGTTTAGCTGTTGCTAGCGGAGAATATATTGCCCGCATGGATGATGATGATATTGCTTACCCAGAACGTTTTGAAAAACAGGTCGCTTTTTTAGACGGTCAACCAGATTACGCCATTGTTGGAACTGGTCGTACCTTTTATGATGAAAGTGGAGTCTGGGGAAAAGATGTCGAGGAAAAAGGCGAAAGAACTAAGACCGACATTTTCTTAGGACATACATTTGTTCATCCTTCCGTTATGATGCGTAAATCGGCTTTGTTAGCTGTCGAGGGGTATTCTACAGAAGCGATTATCGGACGAGCAGAAGATTATGATTTGTGGTGTAAATTATATTTCAAAGGCTATAAAGGTTACAATCTTGGGGAGATACTAATGGATTATTATGAAGCACAACATTCGTTTAGCAAACGCCAATACAAATATAGAATCAATGAGTATAAATTAGCTCGTATGTGGCATAAAAAAATGGAGTTGCCCTTTAAATATTCATTGCATTCGTTTAGACCGCTGATTGTAGGATTATTTCCAAAAGTGCTTTTAAAAAAATACCATGAACGTGTCTTTAAACTTTAG
- a CDS encoding glycoside hydrolase family 1 protein has translation MKFPESFLFGAASASYQVEGAWDEDGKGVSNWDVFSKIEGKTYQGTNGDVAVDHYHRYKEDIALMAEMGLDSYRFSISWPRIYPNGDGEVNPKGIEFYNNLIDECIKHDIIPFVTLYHWDLPQELEKNGGWTSQRTLKAFEQYADTCFAAFGDRVKHWITFNETVVFVRHGYIFGAHPPGLINDFKNYYQVLHNVFLTHAKVVLNFKNSGYKGDIGITHVFSPAFPADDKQSSKKAADHANMFDTFLYYDPILKGTYPEYVLTHLKQKGYDFELSHEDQEILLKAAPLNDFIGINYYQPMRVIANDSSAARELSREASTGGAGAVSYDGVYQTVKVPTLSYTKWGWEISPEALLDGLHLLKEQYGNIPIYITENGLGDEDPIIDGEIKDTARIEYIEEHLKFVKKGVSEGLDIQGYFAWSVIDLLSWLNGYKKQYGFIYVDHADHLNRKKKDSFYWYQNVIATRGENI, from the coding sequence ATGAAGTTTCCAGAGAGTTTTTTATTTGGAGCAGCATCAGCTTCTTATCAGGTTGAAGGTGCTTGGGATGAAGATGGAAAAGGTGTTTCAAACTGGGATGTCTTTTCAAAAATAGAAGGAAAAACGTATCAAGGCACCAACGGAGATGTTGCTGTCGATCACTACCATCGTTATAAAGAAGATATTGCTTTAATGGCTGAAATGGGGCTAGATTCTTATCGCTTTTCCATATCATGGCCTAGAATCTATCCCAATGGTGACGGAGAAGTCAACCCAAAAGGAATAGAATTCTATAATAATTTAATTGACGAATGCATCAAACACGACATCATCCCTTTTGTGACACTTTACCATTGGGATTTACCGCAAGAATTGGAAAAAAACGGCGGATGGACTTCTCAACGTACTTTAAAAGCTTTTGAACAATACGCGGATACGTGTTTCGCAGCTTTTGGTGACCGTGTCAAACACTGGATCACATTCAATGAAACGGTTGTGTTCGTCCGTCATGGCTATATTTTTGGAGCGCATCCCCCAGGTCTAATAAATGATTTCAAAAACTACTATCAAGTTTTGCACAATGTTTTCTTAACTCATGCTAAAGTTGTACTGAATTTTAAGAACTCAGGATACAAAGGAGATATCGGGATTACACATGTTTTTAGCCCAGCCTTTCCTGCCGATGATAAACAGTCTAGTAAAAAAGCAGCTGACCATGCTAACATGTTTGATACGTTCTTATATTATGATCCTATTTTAAAAGGCACTTATCCAGAATATGTATTAACTCACCTGAAACAAAAAGGCTATGATTTTGAGTTGTCTCATGAGGATCAAGAAATTCTATTAAAAGCGGCTCCATTAAACGATTTTATCGGAATCAATTATTATCAGCCTATGCGCGTTATTGCGAATGACTCAAGTGCCGCTAGAGAATTATCCAGAGAAGCCAGCACTGGCGGTGCAGGAGCTGTTTCTTACGACGGTGTTTACCAAACTGTCAAAGTACCTACTCTGTCATATACTAAATGGGGTTGGGAAATTTCACCTGAGGCTTTATTAGATGGACTCCATTTATTAAAAGAACAGTATGGAAATATACCTATTTATATTACTGAGAATGGTTTAGGAGATGAAGATCCGATCATTGATGGTGAGATCAAAGATACAGCTCGTATCGAATACATTGAAGAACACCTGAAGTTTGTGAAAAAAGGTGTTTCAGAAGGTCTCGATATCCAAGGATACTTTGCTTGGTCTGTTATTGACTTATTGAGTTGGTTAAATGGGTATAAAAAGCAATATGGTTTTATTTATGTGGATCATGCTGACCACTTAAATCGTAAGAAAAAAGATTCTTTTTATTGGTATCAAAATGTTATTGCGACACGTGGAGAAAATATTTAA
- a CDS encoding glycosyltransferase family 4 protein: MKILYVTTIASTINGFMVPHILYLLDKGHQVDIACNVDNEIDPRLTIRKCKVHHIDFQRSPLSRQNYAAYQKIKKCISSERYDVVHTHTPVASAVVRIACRKMTAVKVLYTTHGFHFYKGAPLKNWLLYYTIEKYLAKYTDVLITINEEDYQRAKENLKAKKTEYIPGIGFDYHKFCGLTIDKLSERKKLAIPSDAFLIVSAGEINRNKNHEVIIRAIAQLNNPAIYFIICGEGPLTNYLMELSKKLQLEKNVKLLGFREDIGEICKAADVFAFPSKREGLGLAALEAMSTGLPIITSNVHGIVDYSVNGVTGFNNKPTDVAGFAGAIQTLLNDIPLKKQMGINNVSAAKRFDIRRSLTKMEKIYDQLQ; this comes from the coding sequence ATGAAGATACTGTATGTCACCACAATAGCGAGTACCATCAATGGGTTTATGGTTCCTCATATCCTTTATTTATTAGATAAAGGTCACCAAGTGGATATTGCTTGTAATGTAGATAATGAAATAGACCCTCGGTTAACGATTCGAAAGTGTAAGGTGCACCACATCGATTTTCAGCGGTCTCCTTTAAGCAGACAAAATTATGCAGCGTATCAAAAAATAAAAAAATGTATTTCATCTGAACGTTATGATGTCGTGCATACTCATACACCAGTAGCTTCAGCAGTTGTCAGAATTGCCTGTAGAAAAATGACGGCCGTTAAGGTTCTGTATACAACTCATGGGTTTCATTTTTACAAGGGAGCCCCTTTAAAAAATTGGCTGTTGTACTACACTATTGAAAAATACTTGGCTAAGTATACCGATGTTCTGATCACGATCAACGAAGAAGATTACCAACGGGCTAAGGAAAATTTGAAAGCCAAAAAAACGGAATATATTCCTGGTATTGGTTTCGATTATCATAAGTTTTGCGGCTTAACGATTGATAAACTAAGCGAAAGAAAAAAACTGGCTATTCCTTCGGATGCTTTCTTAATTGTTTCGGCTGGTGAAATAAATCGAAATAAAAATCATGAAGTCATTATTAGGGCGATCGCTCAATTAAACAATCCAGCTATTTATTTTATTATTTGCGGAGAAGGGCCTTTGACAAACTATCTGATGGAGCTGTCCAAAAAGTTACAGCTAGAAAAAAATGTTAAATTGCTTGGTTTTCGCGAAGACATTGGTGAAATTTGTAAGGCCGCGGACGTTTTTGCTTTCCCTTCAAAACGGGAAGGACTAGGTTTGGCGGCACTTGAAGCAATGTCAACAGGATTGCCGATCATCACTTCTAATGTACATGGCATTGTCGATTATTCAGTAAATGGTGTTACAGGCTTTAACAACAAGCCAACAGATGTGGCGGGCTTTGCAGGGGCGATTCAAACGTTGCTGAACGATATACCACTAAAAAAACAGATGGGGATCAATAATGTGTCAGCTGCCAAACGATTCGATATTCGTCGTTCACTGACGAAAATGGAAAAAATCTATGATCAGCTGCAATAG
- a CDS encoding DegT/DnrJ/EryC1/StrS family aminotransferase, with protein sequence MMEKILLSSPHMSGNELKYINEAFSTNWIAPLGPNVDQFEKSLAAYAGVKGASVTSSGTAAIHLALDILNVTKGDLVFCSTFTFVASAEPIDYLGADVTFIDSEPDTWNMSPKALERALVDAKKENRLPKAIIVVNLYGQSAKMDELLAVSNEYGVPIVEDAAESLGSEFKGRKSGTLGKIGIYSFNGNKIITTSGGGALVCDDEAILERSRFLATQARDHAKHYQHSVIGYNYRMSNILAGIGRAQLEVLDDRVSKRREIFERYVNELSALEGLTFMPELEGTLSNRWLTTLTMDFKKFNMTPLELINKMEEANIETRHLWKPLHLQPVYKNVRFYKHNEATEAVCDQLFATGICLPSGSNMTWQEQERVIDTLKKAFSEKKANVSVPVL encoded by the coding sequence ATGATGGAAAAAATCTTATTATCATCGCCGCATATGTCAGGAAATGAATTAAAGTACATTAATGAAGCTTTTAGCACAAATTGGATAGCACCGCTAGGACCTAACGTCGATCAATTTGAGAAAAGTCTTGCTGCGTATGCAGGTGTTAAAGGTGCTTCAGTGACGAGTTCAGGAACAGCGGCCATACATTTAGCTCTCGATATTTTAAATGTAACCAAAGGAGATCTGGTTTTTTGTTCAACTTTTACATTTGTTGCTAGTGCAGAACCCATAGATTATTTAGGAGCTGATGTAACGTTTATTGATTCAGAACCTGATACATGGAATATGTCGCCCAAAGCGCTTGAAAGGGCGTTAGTAGATGCTAAAAAAGAAAATAGACTGCCAAAAGCCATTATTGTAGTCAATTTATATGGGCAAAGTGCAAAGATGGATGAATTATTGGCTGTTTCAAATGAATACGGTGTACCGATCGTAGAAGACGCTGCAGAATCTCTCGGTTCAGAATTCAAAGGGAGAAAGAGCGGTACGTTAGGAAAAATCGGCATTTATTCTTTCAACGGCAATAAAATTATTACTACCTCAGGCGGAGGCGCATTGGTATGTGATGATGAAGCTATTTTAGAAAGATCCCGCTTTTTAGCTACTCAAGCAAGAGATCATGCAAAACACTACCAACATTCAGTTATTGGCTACAATTATCGAATGAGCAATATTTTAGCAGGAATCGGAAGAGCTCAACTAGAAGTCTTAGATGATCGTGTCAGTAAAAGAAGAGAAATTTTTGAGCGGTACGTTAATGAACTGTCTGCTTTAGAAGGGTTGACGTTCATGCCGGAATTAGAAGGAACATTATCCAATAGATGGCTGACCACTTTAACGATGGATTTTAAAAAATTCAATATGACACCTCTTGAATTGATCAATAAAATGGAAGAAGCAAATATCGAGACACGGCATTTATGGAAACCTCTTCATCTCCAACCAGTATACAAAAACGTTCGGTTTTACAAGCACAACGAGGCAACTGAGGCTGTTTGTGACCAATTGTTTGCTACAGGTATTTGTTTACCGTCTGGTTCTAATATGACTTGGCAAGAACAAGAAAGAGTGATCGACACATTGAAGAAAGCTTTTTCAGAAAAAAAAGCGAATGTATCTGTTCCAGTTTTATGA
- a CDS encoding GNAT family N-acetyltransferase yields the protein MDFYSAVDSDTKYESSKQEKDIYFQERYGELYEEHEEGEVQTFEYHSDYGTVKNLFIKRKIPVNLSEKDYYDITTPYGFGGPVTFDVKNLEKLLSGYFNSFSEYCRENNIVSEFIRFHLLENNDVMQYYYGETMLVGMNIARNLKKPLWQDCHKSIKRDFKKSEKNNLEVLFDTEGAYLEEFLTVYYATMNRNDATDYYYFDKAFFEKMNENLKGNYVYAYVLLDGKVISASLNLYGKKYAYGFLGGTLSEYYSLTPAAYLEIQSIKWLQEQGLEYYILGGGYEEDDGIYKFKKKFAKTGIYPFHIGKKIHNKEIYDQLVEAHHLKEQCKETSFFPAYRLSDS from the coding sequence ATGGATTTTTATTCAGCGGTTGATAGTGATACTAAATATGAATCTTCTAAACAAGAAAAAGATATCTATTTCCAAGAAAGATATGGAGAATTGTACGAAGAACATGAAGAAGGCGAAGTACAAACGTTTGAATACCATAGTGATTATGGAACAGTAAAAAACTTGTTTATTAAACGAAAAATCCCGGTCAATCTATCAGAAAAAGATTATTACGATATTACGACACCTTATGGTTTTGGAGGTCCGGTTACATTTGATGTGAAAAATTTAGAGAAACTTCTTTCAGGATATTTTAACAGTTTCAGTGAATATTGCAGAGAAAACAATATCGTTAGTGAATTTATCCGATTTCATTTGTTAGAAAACAACGATGTTATGCAGTATTACTACGGAGAGACAATGTTAGTAGGTATGAACATTGCGCGAAACCTAAAAAAACCTCTGTGGCAAGATTGCCATAAGAGCATAAAGCGGGACTTTAAAAAAAGTGAAAAAAATAACTTGGAAGTCCTTTTTGATACAGAAGGCGCTTATTTAGAAGAATTTCTGACGGTGTATTATGCAACCATGAACCGTAATGACGCAACAGATTATTATTATTTTGATAAAGCATTTTTTGAAAAGATGAACGAAAATTTAAAAGGAAACTACGTCTATGCATATGTTTTATTAGATGGAAAAGTTATTTCTGCAAGTTTAAATTTATATGGAAAAAAATACGCTTATGGTTTTCTTGGAGGGACCTTAAGCGAGTATTACTCTTTAACTCCTGCAGCTTACTTGGAAATTCAATCGATAAAATGGCTTCAAGAACAAGGATTAGAGTATTATATTTTAGGCGGTGGATATGAAGAAGACGACGGCATTTATAAGTTCAAAAAGAAATTTGCTAAGACCGGAATATACCCTTTTCATATTGGTAAAAAAATCCACAATAAAGAAATTTATGACCAATTAGTGGAAGCCCATCATTTAAAAGAACAATGCAAAGAAACCTCTTTTTTCCCGGCTTATCGATTATCAGACTCATAA